The Candidatus Binatia bacterium genome window below encodes:
- the ctaD gene encoding cytochrome c oxidase subunit I — MDAMSPEQSSENYLNVDYGVWSWLATKDHKRIGLLYLVGITVMFGLGGLAALAIRLELLTPGGDLMGDDTYNKMFTTHGVIMIFFFLVPSIPAVLGNFLLPLMIGARDLAFPRLNLASWYIYMLGAGVTLAAILTGGIDTGWTFYTPYSTEGSNTNVTMAALGIFIAGFSSILTGLNFLVTIHRMRCPGLTWFRLPLFVWAMYATSIIFILGTPVIAITILLVAVERALDIGIFDPALGGDPILFQHLFWFYSHPAVYIMILPSMGVVSEIITCFSRNRIFGYTFIAVSSLAIALLGFLVWGHHMFVAGQSTNAGLIFSFLSFAVAIPSGVKVFNWTATLYKGSISFEAPMVYALGFIGLFTIGGLTGLFLASLGVDVHLTDTYFIVAHFHYIMVGGAAMAYLGALHFWWPKISGRLYSEALARISAVLVFLGFNLTFFPQFLLGYLGMPRRYHVYPPEFQVLNVFSTAGASILGIGYLLPLIYLVWSMRYGPRASSNPWNAAGLEWTTSSPPPAHNFTTTPVIDGDAYDYVRIDSDSSHREVA; from the coding sequence ATGGACGCGATGAGCCCTGAGCAGTCGTCCGAGAACTACCTGAACGTCGACTACGGCGTTTGGTCGTGGCTCGCGACCAAAGATCACAAACGAATCGGCCTCCTCTACTTGGTCGGCATCACCGTCATGTTCGGACTCGGCGGCCTCGCCGCCCTCGCCATCCGCCTCGAGCTCCTCACGCCTGGCGGCGACCTCATGGGCGACGACACCTACAACAAGATGTTCACCACACACGGTGTCATCATGATCTTCTTCTTTCTGGTACCCTCAATTCCGGCGGTACTGGGAAACTTCCTTCTGCCGCTGATGATCGGCGCCCGAGACCTCGCCTTCCCGCGCCTGAACCTCGCCAGCTGGTACATCTACATGCTCGGCGCCGGTGTCACTCTCGCAGCGATCCTGACGGGTGGAATCGATACCGGCTGGACGTTCTACACGCCGTACAGCACCGAAGGTTCGAATACGAACGTCACGATGGCCGCCCTGGGGATCTTCATCGCCGGCTTCTCGTCGATTCTGACCGGGCTCAACTTCCTCGTCACGATTCACCGAATGCGCTGCCCGGGGCTCACGTGGTTCCGCCTCCCCCTATTCGTCTGGGCGATGTACGCAACCAGCATCATCTTCATCCTCGGGACCCCCGTGATCGCGATCACCATCCTGCTCGTGGCGGTCGAGCGAGCGTTGGACATCGGGATCTTCGACCCAGCCCTCGGCGGAGACCCCATCCTCTTCCAGCATCTCTTTTGGTTCTACTCCCACCCGGCCGTGTACATCATGATCCTCCCGTCGATGGGTGTCGTAAGCGAGATCATCACTTGCTTCTCGCGTAACCGAATTTTCGGCTACACGTTCATTGCGGTCTCGAGCCTTGCAATCGCCCTTCTCGGATTTCTCGTCTGGGGTCATCACATGTTCGTTGCGGGGCAGTCCACGAATGCAGGGCTCATCTTCTCCTTCTTGAGTTTTGCCGTAGCGATTCCTTCGGGCGTGAAGGTGTTCAACTGGACAGCGACGCTCTACAAGGGGTCCATCAGCTTCGAAGCACCGATGGTCTACGCACTGGGCTTCATCGGACTCTTCACGATCGGCGGGCTCACGGGACTGTTCCTCGCATCCCTGGGCGTCGACGTTCACCTGACGGACACCTACTTCATCGTGGCGCACTTCCACTACATCATGGTGGGTGGGGCCGCGATGGCGTACCTCGGCGCCTTGCACTTCTGGTGGCCGAAGATCAGCGGGCGGCTCTACTCCGAGGCTCTCGCTCGTATCTCCGCCGTGCTCGTCTTTCTCGGCTTCAACCTGACCTTCTTTCCCCAGTTCCTCCTGGGCTATCTCGGAATGCCGCGGCGCTATCACGTCTACCCGCCCGAGTTTCAGGTACTGAACGTCTTCTCGACCGCCGGCGCGTCGATTCTGGGCATCGGGTACCTGCTGCCCCTGATCTATCTGGTCTGGTCGATGCGCTATGGACCTCGCGCGTCGAGCAACCCGTGGAATGCAGCCGGACTCGAGTGGACGACTTCGTCCCCGCCGCCGGCGCACAACTTCACAACGACCCCCGTCATCGACGGCGACGCGTACGACTACGTGCGGATTGACTCGGACTCCAGTCATCGTGAGGTCGCCTGA
- a CDS encoding cytochrome c oxidase subunit 3 family protein: MSSPETHPVAHQFDDAEQQFEASTLGMWIFLLTEVMFFGGILVAYAVYFVSFTEAFEDASNHLSLGLGALNTLVLLTSSLTMARAVHAAQAETRQAQFKWLGMTILLGLAFLTVKAFEYSSKFAEALVPGDHFGFSGPHAAQHELFMSFYFALTGLHAVHMIIGIAILSVLLLMARQDRFRHDYFTPVEMTGLYWHFVDLVWIFLFPMLYLLGRH; the protein is encoded by the coding sequence GTGTCCTCTCCGGAGACGCACCCCGTCGCGCATCAGTTCGATGACGCCGAACAGCAGTTCGAGGCTTCGACCCTCGGCATGTGGATTTTCCTGCTTACCGAGGTCATGTTCTTCGGCGGAATCCTCGTGGCCTATGCCGTGTACTTCGTTTCTTTCACCGAGGCTTTCGAGGACGCGAGCAATCACCTCTCCCTCGGCCTTGGAGCGCTCAATACCCTCGTTCTGCTGACGAGCAGCCTCACGATGGCCCGGGCCGTCCACGCGGCCCAAGCCGAGACGCGTCAAGCGCAATTCAAATGGCTCGGGATGACAATTCTTCTCGGGCTCGCGTTTCTCACGGTCAAAGCGTTCGAATACAGCTCAAAGTTTGCGGAGGCACTGGTACCGGGCGACCACTTCGGTTTCTCGGGACCCCACGCCGCGCAGCACGAACTGTTCATGTCGTTCTACTTCGCGCTGACGGGCCTGCACGCCGTACACATGATCATCGGCATCGCGATTCTAAGTGTACTCTTGCTGATGGCGCGACAAGATCGGTTTCGCCACGACTACTTCACGCCGGTCGAAATGACGGGACTCTATTGGCACTTCGTAGATCTCGTATGGATCTTCCTCTTTCCCATGCTGTATTTGCTGGGACGCCACTAG
- a CDS encoding cytochrome C oxidase subunit IV family protein, producing the protein MSHYVIPVSTYSRTFAKLIALTALTIAMALVDLGAWNTIAALTIAATKAGLVCFYFMGLRWANRLIRVSFVVSLAGVVILFGGVLNDDLTRRTKTYLPAETRGLVRDFRVQGLDGLIPRTPEAQTQEDESAVH; encoded by the coding sequence GTGTCACACTACGTCATTCCCGTCTCCACCTACAGCCGCACCTTCGCTAAGCTCATCGCACTCACGGCGCTCACGATCGCTATGGCCCTGGTCGACCTCGGAGCATGGAACACCATCGCGGCCCTCACGATCGCTGCCACGAAGGCCGGGCTCGTCTGCTTCTACTTCATGGGATTGAGGTGGGCGAACCGGCTGATACGCGTTTCGTTCGTCGTGTCCCTGGCTGGAGTCGTGATTTTGTTCGGAGGTGTTCTGAACGACGACCTGACTCGCAGAACGAAGACCTATCTGCCGGCAGAAACGCGCGGTCTCGTCCGAGACTTCCGGGTGCAGGGGCTGGACGGCCTGATCCCTCGAACGCCGGAAGCGCAGACCCAGGAGGACGAGTCTGCGGTGCATTGA
- a CDS encoding FAD-dependent oxidoreductase → MTKPEQLPLATAGPDPHGPVRERIQVLRGGTRLEGEFILYWMRTAVRAHENPALDAALLAAEAYDRPVFVYHALSERYPFASDRHHRFILEGARDVQLEFQRRSIGYAFHLERPGHRSHALKQLATRAALVVTEDFPTPPMRQWLDALVASCDAPVWTVDTACVVPMRLVPGKPDRAFAYRNRTRSLREARVGRPWVDAPSPGSPFVPDELPFEPVDLERETLGALIGACEIDHGVAPVPETPGGSTAGYRRWQAFLERDLDRYSAKRNDPCAGATSRMSAYLHYGHVSPMRLAREAAAHRSAGARKFLDELLVWRELAYTWCWHEQKMEELSALPHWAQNTLVEHHDVPRSGLSWERLARGRSGDALWDAAQTSLLVHGELHNNLRMTWGKAIPPWRPDPKSALEMLLDLNHRYALDGRDPASYGGLLWCLGLFDRPFPEAKTALGTIRSRSTRSQERRIDTAAYLRKVERPRASFNPKIAVIGGGIAGLACARTLQDHGLSVVVVDKGRGPGGRTSSRRTPQGHVDHGAQFFHARGESLRRYVRSWAEDGIAAAWDARFLGPSEKGAFVERHDEEVRWVGTPSMSAIARHLASELDVRRDQRVLRLERHLDGWRLETSDDVLGPFDQVVLSLPARQTASLLTDGALRERLASVRYAPCLAVATKFPVGLDLGFDAARFGPEEPLSWVARDASKPRRTDEGWWILHAAPDWSRDHLERDPDENTRDLLACFAERFDSPPPDETFAHRWRYALVETPLGEPCLADPEAGWIVCGDGCLGGRLEAAWDSGIAAAGRLLGEPPETAAQGVPGQ, encoded by the coding sequence ATGACAAAGCCCGAGCAACTCCCTCTTGCCACAGCCGGGCCGGACCCCCACGGCCCCGTTCGAGAGAGGATCCAAGTCCTTCGAGGAGGAACACGTCTCGAAGGCGAGTTCATTCTGTACTGGATGCGCACGGCCGTGCGTGCGCACGAGAATCCAGCGCTCGACGCCGCCCTCCTTGCTGCGGAAGCCTATGACCGGCCGGTGTTCGTCTATCACGCGCTATCGGAGAGATACCCCTTCGCATCCGACCGTCATCACCGTTTCATCTTGGAAGGAGCTCGTGATGTGCAGCTCGAGTTCCAGCGACGATCCATCGGATACGCCTTCCATCTCGAGCGACCGGGGCACCGGTCTCATGCTCTGAAGCAGCTGGCCACACGCGCCGCTCTCGTCGTCACGGAGGACTTCCCGACGCCTCCAATGCGTCAATGGCTCGATGCGCTCGTCGCCTCCTGCGATGCGCCGGTATGGACGGTCGACACCGCGTGCGTCGTGCCGATGCGCCTCGTCCCGGGCAAGCCGGATCGAGCGTTCGCATATCGGAACCGAACCCGCTCCCTCCGAGAGGCTCGCGTCGGAAGACCATGGGTCGATGCCCCCTCGCCGGGCTCGCCTTTCGTTCCCGACGAGCTGCCGTTCGAACCCGTGGATCTGGAGAGAGAGACGCTCGGAGCGCTCATCGGCGCATGTGAGATCGACCACGGCGTGGCTCCGGTCCCCGAGACGCCCGGGGGCAGCACGGCCGGCTACCGACGATGGCAGGCGTTTCTCGAACGAGATCTCGACCGCTACAGCGCGAAGCGCAACGATCCGTGCGCCGGCGCCACGAGCCGGATGTCCGCCTACCTGCACTATGGACACGTTTCACCGATGCGCCTCGCCCGCGAAGCAGCTGCGCACAGATCTGCGGGTGCTCGGAAGTTCCTCGACGAACTTCTCGTCTGGCGAGAGCTTGCGTACACATGGTGTTGGCACGAACAGAAGATGGAAGAACTTTCGGCCCTCCCCCACTGGGCGCAGAACACGCTCGTCGAGCATCACGACGTGCCCCGTAGCGGGCTGTCTTGGGAACGACTCGCACGCGGCCGGAGCGGCGACGCGCTCTGGGATGCCGCGCAAACGTCACTCCTCGTTCATGGCGAGCTGCACAACAACCTGCGGATGACCTGGGGCAAGGCGATTCCGCCCTGGCGTCCAGACCCGAAGTCAGCCCTGGAGATGCTCCTCGACCTCAATCACCGCTACGCTCTGGATGGTAGAGATCCGGCGTCGTACGGCGGTCTCCTGTGGTGTCTGGGGCTCTTCGATCGCCCCTTTCCCGAAGCGAAAACGGCACTCGGCACGATTCGAAGTCGCTCGACCCGCAGCCAGGAAAGACGGATCGACACGGCGGCCTATCTGCGCAAGGTCGAGAGACCTCGCGCCAGCTTCAACCCGAAGATCGCCGTGATTGGAGGCGGCATCGCCGGACTCGCTTGTGCCCGAACCCTTCAGGACCATGGGCTTTCTGTCGTCGTCGTCGACAAGGGCCGGGGGCCCGGCGGTCGCACCTCTTCGCGGCGCACCCCCCAAGGGCACGTCGATCACGGCGCACAGTTCTTCCACGCACGCGGGGAGAGCCTGAGGCGGTATGTTCGGTCCTGGGCCGAGGATGGAATCGCAGCCGCCTGGGACGCGAGATTTCTCGGCCCCTCGGAGAAGGGGGCCTTCGTAGAGCGCCACGACGAGGAGGTGCGTTGGGTTGGCACCCCATCGATGAGCGCTATTGCGCGGCACCTCGCCAGCGAGCTCGACGTGCGCCGTGACCAGCGAGTTCTCCGCCTCGAGCGCCATTTGGACGGCTGGCGGCTGGAGACCTCCGACGATGTGCTCGGCCCCTTCGACCAGGTCGTCCTTTCGCTTCCCGCAAGGCAGACGGCCTCGTTGTTGACTGACGGCGCTCTACGCGAGCGGCTCGCCTCCGTCCGTTACGCCCCTTGCCTCGCCGTCGCGACGAAGTTTCCGGTCGGACTCGACCTCGGGTTCGATGCGGCCCGGTTTGGCCCCGAGGAGCCTCTATCCTGGGTCGCCCGCGACGCGAGCAAGCCCCGCCGGACCGACGAGGGATGGTGGATCCTGCACGCGGCGCCCGATTGGTCACGCGACCATCTTGAACGGGACCCCGACGAGAACACCCGAGATCTTCTGGCGTGCTTCGCGGAGCGATTTGATTCGCCGCCGCCGGACGAGACGTTCGCGCATCGTTGGCGCTATGCTCTCGTCGAGACCCCGCTGGGGGAACCTTGCCTGGCGGACCCCGAGGCCGGCTGGATCGTCTGCGGCGATGGGTGTCTCGGCGGGCGCCTGGAAGCCGCCTGGGACAGCGGGATCGCCGCCGCGGGACGTCTACTGGGCGAGCCGCCCGAAACCGCCGCCCAGGGTGTGCCCGGCCAATGA